A window of Haliscomenobacter hydrossis DSM 1100 contains these coding sequences:
- a CDS encoding D-2-hydroxyacid dehydrogenase → MSEQPKIVVLDGHTLNPGDLSWNELKSLGEVDFYDRSTSDEIIPRAKDATILIVNKLVLTREHIEQLPRLRCICVSATGYNNVDLAAAREREIGVSNAVGYGTHSVAQHVFALLLELSNHVALHHQSVLNGDWSHQPDFSYWKKPLIELNGKTMGILGFGRIGQKVASIAMAMGMRVLATHRHPERDALVGVTFVRIEDLFAASDVVSLTVPLNDKTRQIVNAKMLQRMKPSAFLINTGRGELINESDLYQALVEEKLAGAGLDVLDGEPPRADHPLFDLPNCIITPHQAWASKEARQRLLDITVGNVASYLRGKPQNVVNA, encoded by the coding sequence ATGAGCGAGCAACCCAAAATTGTAGTATTGGATGGACATACCCTCAATCCCGGTGATTTGAGCTGGAATGAATTAAAAAGCCTGGGCGAAGTTGATTTTTACGATCGATCCACCTCCGACGAAATCATACCTCGGGCCAAAGACGCCACTATTCTCATTGTCAACAAGTTGGTGCTTACTCGTGAGCACATTGAGCAATTGCCCAGGCTGCGTTGCATTTGTGTAAGCGCTACCGGGTACAACAACGTAGATCTGGCAGCTGCCCGCGAACGTGAGATTGGTGTATCCAACGCGGTGGGTTACGGCACCCATTCCGTGGCACAACATGTATTTGCCCTGCTGCTCGAACTGAGCAACCACGTAGCGCTACACCACCAAAGTGTACTCAACGGGGATTGGAGCCATCAACCGGATTTTAGTTATTGGAAAAAACCCCTTATTGAACTCAATGGCAAAACCATGGGCATTTTGGGCTTTGGCCGAATTGGACAAAAAGTTGCTTCTATTGCCATGGCGATGGGCATGCGGGTTTTGGCCACCCACCGGCATCCAGAACGAGACGCTTTGGTGGGGGTGACTTTTGTGCGCATCGAAGATTTGTTTGCCGCAAGTGATGTCGTTAGTCTAACCGTGCCGCTAAACGATAAAACCCGCCAAATTGTCAACGCCAAGATGCTACAGCGCATGAAACCTTCTGCATTTTTGATCAATACGGGGCGTGGAGAATTGATCAACGAAAGTGATCTTTATCAGGCACTTGTGGAAGAAAAACTAGCCGGAGCCGGACTGGATGTACTGGACGGGGAGCCTCCCCGTGCCGATCATCCCCTGTTTGACCTGCCCAATTGCATCATCACTCCTCACCAAGCCTGGGCCAGCAAAGAGGCCCGCCAACGCCTACTCGACATTACGGTGGGCAACGTCGCTTCTTATTTGCGGGGGAAACCCCAGAACGTGGTGAATGCTTAG
- a CDS encoding TrkH family potassium uptake protein yields the protein MWTRRVIQLFTLSALGLVIYDFGFTQDPIKEIFLLNAYFFLTLAFTVLESYRLYKKQIPFTFFYFVRLILPFTAFTVIAIDWIVQQESFRAAVMRNEGWFFANILLLVLYGMSNIASRLYRRSFSPAVIFVSSFMIVIFFGTLFLMLPNATNNGIRFIDAIFTITSAVSVTGLAVVDTRAAFTTMGQTIILVCIQLGGLGMLTLTAFFAYFFKGKSSYVEGLFIRDFLSSDQFEGLLGLAMKIVFLTFGIELTGAFLIYINLPQQEFRSFFDMVFFCVFHSVSAFCNAGFSTLTNGLYEAPFRFNYNIHLTIAFLIIIGGLGFSIMFNLFILMKHTLTSWYKHFIVHLVFYRQAVRVATLNTRVVIFTTVVLLIVGTIAFAFFEWNGVMQEHKTLWGKFVTAFFGSVTPRTAGFNTVNMTELSRPTILVTILFMWIGASPASTGGGIKTSTFAIAIMNIFAVVRSKPRIEYAGREIPQDSVNRAFAIIVLSWFVIGIGFTVIAQFERNIPFLSILFECVSAYATVGLSLGITPQLSDISKITLIVVMFVGRVGAITILIGLIKDVDCKNYRYPRESVLIN from the coding sequence GTGTGGACTAGACGTGTTATTCAGTTGTTTACTTTATCGGCCCTGGGCTTGGTCATCTATGATTTTGGGTTTACCCAGGATCCAATCAAGGAGATTTTTCTATTGAATGCTTATTTTTTTTTGACCCTTGCTTTTACTGTTTTAGAATCCTACCGCCTTTACAAAAAGCAAATTCCTTTCACCTTCTTTTATTTTGTTCGACTCATTCTGCCATTTACCGCTTTTACCGTTATTGCCATTGACTGGATCGTTCAGCAGGAGAGTTTCCGTGCAGCAGTGATGCGCAACGAAGGGTGGTTTTTTGCCAATATCCTTTTATTGGTGTTGTATGGCATGTCTAATATCGCCAGTAGGTTGTATCGACGTAGCTTTTCACCAGCGGTGATTTTTGTAAGCAGTTTCATGATTGTGATTTTTTTTGGGACCCTTTTTTTAATGCTTCCCAATGCAACAAACAATGGCATCCGTTTTATTGATGCTATTTTTACGATCACCAGCGCAGTAAGTGTAACTGGTCTTGCGGTAGTAGATACACGGGCGGCTTTTACCACCATGGGACAGACGATTATTTTGGTTTGTATCCAATTGGGAGGGCTGGGCATGCTTACACTAACTGCTTTTTTTGCTTATTTCTTCAAAGGGAAATCATCCTATGTCGAGGGCTTGTTCATCCGCGATTTTTTGAGCTCAGATCAATTTGAAGGCCTTTTGGGACTGGCCATGAAGATAGTGTTTTTGACTTTTGGGATCGAGCTGACGGGTGCTTTTCTCATCTATATTAACTTGCCACAACAAGAATTTCGGTCGTTTTTCGATATGGTTTTTTTCTGTGTTTTCCATTCCGTTTCCGCCTTTTGTAATGCTGGCTTTTCGACCTTGACCAATGGATTGTACGAAGCTCCTTTTCGTTTCAACTACAACATTCACCTGACCATTGCTTTTTTGATCATCATTGGTGGGCTGGGATTCAGCATCATGTTCAATCTGTTTATTCTGATGAAACATACGCTGACCAGTTGGTATAAACATTTCATCGTTCACCTTGTGTTTTATCGCCAGGCGGTACGGGTAGCTACGCTTAATACCCGGGTGGTCATTTTTACAACGGTTGTTTTGTTAATCGTGGGGACGATTGCGTTCGCATTTTTTGAATGGAACGGGGTAATGCAGGAGCATAAAACCCTCTGGGGTAAATTCGTCACTGCTTTTTTTGGCTCGGTCACGCCACGTACTGCGGGCTTCAACACCGTAAATATGACGGAATTGTCGAGGCCCACCATACTGGTGACCATTTTATTCATGTGGATAGGTGCTTCACCGGCTTCTACCGGTGGTGGGATCAAAACCAGCACTTTTGCCATTGCCATCATGAATATTTTTGCGGTGGTGCGCAGCAAGCCGCGGATTGAATACGCTGGCCGGGAGATCCCCCAAGACTCGGTGAATCGGGCTTTTGCCATCATTGTATTGTCCTGGTTTGTCATTGGAATCGGCTTCACGGTCATTGCCCAGTTTGAAAGAAACATTCCGTTTTTATCCATTCTTTTTGAATGTGTTTCGGCGTATGCCACCGTGGGATTGAGTTTGGGTATTACGCCTCAACTGTCCGATATTAGCAAAATCACATTAATTGTAGTCATGTTCGTAGGAAGGGTGGGCGCAATTACTATCTTGATAGGCCTAATTAAAGATGTCGATTGTAAAAACTATCGCTACCCCCGAGAATCGGTATTGATTAACTAA
- a CDS encoding TonB-dependent receptor, producing MKLKLLPLLWTGMLCLYLSALQAQQPSAFDLKITGSYREKPLPEILSDFESRYPVKFYYIPEKVPFYPITVEFSGQPFFQVMKKLLEGSLLTFSKWSANEIVLVPDDNRNRIFVENMISKWKSGEWQAPVLTSVAEKSFTFGDPNTPASAGKHTLKGQIRDDETNEAILGATILVRETGQGQASDAQGEFQLKLSPGRYTLQINYISYQSQLNYVSLYTDADLPVRLISMPQQLNEVLIKAQSLEKGAQSTNMGIERLSAKSISELPTLMGEADVIKSLQTLPGVTNAGEGVAGFNVRGGNIDQNLILQDDAPLFNSAHALGFFSIFNADAVEQINLYKGHIPAQFGGRLSSVLDVQLKDGNMRKWVGKGSIGFISSRMLLEGPIKKDKLSILIGGRQSYLGPTLQQSTSITIKDSKAAFNDAILKLVWRVDAKNTFRLTGFTSSDDFRYAQDFGYNWQNYQLTGLWSRVHTDRFSTKIHASYGAYRAEQIDPEGNDAFALRNGLDNLKLKLDNVLSVGKTHALRFGAEGSQYFAEPESIRPLSDISVVLPEQVQKDNGREFALYAQDEITFSDRIALSIGSRWSHYQNLGPRTVWYYEEGLPRENLTVRDSAIFGAGEVITSYGGLEPRASLKLGISDNTSIKMSYNRLRQYIHLTSNTVAPTPVDVWQASNLYIPPQIADQYSVGWFLDGKEKKWETSVEFYYKSIKNVLDYKDLPELILNQRLETEILAGTGRAYGGEFSIRRTQGKLTGWFSYAYARSLVKVIGPSAAETVNAGRWFPANFDKPHQVNLIGRLQVNPTNSFTFNFTYSTGRPISIPISSYRLGSSVIANYSERNQFRIPDYHRLDIAYTVDNRQTRLKGIRGSVTASLYNVYGRANPFSIFFRRNEKGRPSAYQLAVVGSVIPAVSYNFTF from the coding sequence ATGAAACTTAAATTATTGCCACTTTTGTGGACGGGCATGTTATGCCTGTACCTGTCCGCTCTACAAGCCCAACAACCCAGTGCCTTTGACCTAAAAATAACCGGATCTTATCGGGAGAAACCACTACCTGAAATCCTCAGCGATTTCGAATCGCGTTATCCGGTTAAGTTTTATTACATCCCTGAAAAAGTACCTTTTTATCCCATTACGGTAGAATTCAGCGGGCAGCCTTTTTTTCAGGTGATGAAAAAACTGCTGGAGGGGAGTTTGTTGACCTTTAGCAAATGGTCGGCCAATGAAATTGTACTGGTTCCTGACGACAACCGCAACCGGATCTTTGTAGAAAATATGATCAGCAAATGGAAATCTGGCGAATGGCAGGCACCGGTTTTGACCAGTGTTGCCGAGAAGAGTTTTACATTTGGCGATCCCAACACTCCGGCTTCGGCGGGAAAACACACCCTGAAAGGTCAAATCAGGGACGATGAAACCAATGAAGCCATCCTGGGCGCAACGATCTTGGTACGGGAAACGGGGCAAGGGCAGGCAAGTGATGCACAAGGTGAATTTCAACTCAAATTGTCGCCTGGGCGTTACACCCTGCAAATCAATTACATCAGTTACCAATCACAACTCAATTACGTCAGTTTATACACCGATGCCGATTTGCCCGTTCGCCTGATCAGTATGCCCCAACAATTGAATGAAGTACTGATCAAAGCCCAATCGTTGGAAAAAGGCGCGCAAAGTACCAACATGGGCATCGAGCGCCTGAGTGCAAAATCCATTAGTGAACTGCCTACCCTGATGGGTGAAGCCGATGTCATCAAAAGTTTACAAACCCTGCCCGGCGTAACCAATGCCGGAGAAGGGGTAGCCGGGTTTAATGTACGGGGAGGAAACATTGACCAAAACCTGATTCTGCAAGACGATGCACCTTTATTCAATTCCGCGCACGCGCTGGGATTTTTTTCCATTTTTAATGCGGATGCGGTAGAGCAGATCAATTTGTACAAAGGCCATATTCCGGCGCAATTTGGGGGCCGGCTCTCTTCAGTACTGGACGTCCAACTCAAGGATGGCAACATGCGCAAATGGGTAGGCAAGGGCAGTATTGGCTTCATTTCCAGTCGGATGTTGCTCGAAGGGCCAATCAAAAAAGACAAATTATCCATCCTGATTGGGGGTCGACAATCTTACCTTGGCCCTACGCTGCAACAAAGCACCAGCATCACCATCAAAGACAGTAAAGCAGCGTTCAACGATGCGATACTGAAGTTGGTGTGGCGGGTCGATGCCAAAAACACCTTCCGCTTGACGGGCTTTACCAGTAGCGACGATTTTAGGTACGCCCAGGATTTTGGCTACAACTGGCAAAATTACCAATTGACGGGCCTCTGGAGCAGGGTGCATACGGATCGTTTTTCTACAAAAATTCATGCCTCTTACGGCGCTTACCGCGCCGAACAAATCGACCCGGAAGGCAATGACGCTTTCGCCTTGCGCAACGGCCTCGATAACCTGAAACTGAAGTTGGACAACGTCCTCTCGGTTGGGAAAACCCATGCCTTGCGTTTTGGCGCGGAAGGCAGTCAATATTTTGCCGAACCAGAATCCATTCGCCCTTTAAGCGATATTTCGGTGGTTTTACCCGAACAGGTCCAAAAAGACAATGGACGGGAGTTTGCGCTGTACGCGCAAGATGAAATTACGTTCTCAGATCGCATTGCCTTGTCCATCGGTTCCCGCTGGAGTCATTATCAAAATCTGGGGCCGCGCACGGTCTGGTATTATGAAGAAGGATTGCCGCGAGAAAACCTGACCGTACGCGATTCAGCCATTTTTGGTGCTGGAGAAGTCATTACCTCCTACGGTGGCCTGGAGCCGCGGGCCTCCTTGAAGTTGGGGATCAGCGACAATACTTCCATCAAAATGAGTTACAACCGCCTGCGGCAGTACATCCACCTCACTTCCAATACGGTTGCACCTACTCCGGTGGATGTTTGGCAGGCCTCCAATTTGTACATCCCGCCACAAATTGCCGATCAATACTCGGTAGGTTGGTTTTTGGATGGCAAAGAAAAAAAATGGGAGACCTCCGTGGAGTTTTATTACAAGTCGATCAAAAACGTGTTGGATTACAAAGATTTGCCCGAGTTGATCCTCAATCAACGCCTGGAAACCGAAATTTTGGCGGGTACTGGCCGGGCATATGGCGGGGAATTTTCGATTCGGCGCACCCAGGGGAAACTGACGGGCTGGTTTAGTTATGCGTACGCCCGCTCATTGGTCAAGGTGATTGGCCCTTCGGCAGCAGAAACGGTCAATGCCGGGCGTTGGTTTCCGGCCAATTTTGACAAACCCCATCAAGTCAACCTCATTGGGCGTTTACAAGTCAATCCCACCAATAGTTTCACCTTCAATTTTACGTACAGTACTGGTCGACCCATTTCGATCCCGATTTCCAGTTACCGCCTGGGCAGCTCGGTCATTGCCAATTATTCAGAGCGCAACCAGTTCCGCATTCCGGATTACCACCGCCTGGACATTGCTTATACGGTAGACAATCGCCAAACCCGACTCAAAGGCATCCGGGGCAGCGTTACCGCATCCTTGTACAATGTGTATGGCCGGGCCAACCCCTTTTCCATCTTTTTCCGCAGGAATGAAAAGGGTCGACCTTCGGCTTATCAGCTTGCGGTAGTCGGGTCGGTTATTCCAGCGGTATCGTACAATTTTACTTTTTAA
- a CDS encoding DUF4249 domain-containing protein, producing the protein MNSYKKYTWFLLLLLCSGCIKELNFELGKQDDLLVVYGILTDQPGKHIFRVTRTNAFERQVDSEPITGATLMVVDSKTQQYPFIELSPGSYLFKDTLFRASAGEQYYLEIDVPNQGKYRSDIEVMPTPVPMDSAYPRVKVKDFDQILQVMADVKIPSDPAGVYLRWDVTRVWRRTSVNFQLLFNDFFRFRPPPTCYMTESIQPNSVQIFGSRRRDAFNLREQVVANIEPDYKFFERNAFAVVQYRISAKAYEYWNNLNKIGNPAGTIFDVPPASVRGNIYSVDNPKERILGYFEVAAVDTSYTYTNLSDFRYYIPDPCSRDFSKQIWASTYYFDPECAYCTNIKGHSLKVPKFW; encoded by the coding sequence ATGAATTCATATAAAAAATATACCTGGTTTTTACTGCTGTTGTTGTGCAGCGGATGCATCAAAGAACTCAATTTTGAATTGGGAAAACAGGACGATTTATTGGTCGTTTATGGCATTTTGACGGATCAACCAGGGAAACACATTTTTCGGGTAACCCGTACCAACGCCTTTGAACGTCAGGTGGACTCGGAACCCATCACTGGGGCTACCCTGATGGTCGTAGACTCCAAAACGCAACAATATCCTTTTATCGAATTGTCACCGGGGTCTTATCTGTTTAAGGATACCCTCTTTCGGGCAAGTGCAGGTGAACAGTATTACCTTGAAATTGATGTTCCGAATCAGGGCAAATACCGCTCAGATATAGAGGTTATGCCTACTCCAGTGCCGATGGATAGTGCCTATCCAAGAGTCAAAGTGAAAGATTTTGATCAAATCTTGCAGGTGATGGCCGATGTAAAAATTCCCAGCGACCCCGCAGGTGTGTATTTGCGTTGGGATGTAACCCGGGTTTGGCGGCGTACCTCGGTCAATTTTCAACTCTTGTTTAATGATTTTTTTCGCTTTCGACCTCCACCTACTTGTTACATGACGGAATCCATACAGCCCAATTCAGTGCAAATTTTTGGTTCCAGGCGTCGGGATGCTTTCAACTTGCGTGAACAAGTCGTAGCGAATATAGAACCGGATTATAAATTTTTTGAGCGCAACGCCTTTGCCGTGGTGCAATACCGCATCTCGGCTAAAGCCTACGAATATTGGAACAATTTGAATAAAATTGGGAACCCCGCTGGAACCATTTTTGATGTACCCCCCGCAAGTGTGAGAGGAAACATCTACAGCGTAGACAATCCCAAAGAGCGGATTTTGGGCTATTTCGAAGTGGCTGCAGTAGATACATCGTACACCTACACCAACCTTTCGGATTTTCGTTATTACATCCCTGATCCTTGCTCGCGTGATTTCAGCAAGCAAATCTGGGCGAGCACTTATTATTTTGACCCTGAATGCGCCTATTGTACAAATATCAAAGGGCATTCCCTCAAGGTGCCAAAATTCTGGTAG